The Hippopotamus amphibius kiboko isolate mHipAmp2 chromosome 3, mHipAmp2.hap2, whole genome shotgun sequence genomic interval attgccttggggagtatggccattttaatattaattcttccaatccaagaacatggtatattgttctgtttgtgtcctcttcaatttctctcatcagtgttttatagttttccaaatacaggtcttttactgcCTTAGATGTATTCCTcagtattctttttgatgtgatcgtaaatgagtttctttaatttctctttctgattgctgttagtgtatagaaattcaacagatttctgtgtcttaatttggtatcctgcaactttactgaacttATCAATGACTTCTAGTAACTTTTTGGTgtcacctttaggattttctatgtatagtatcatgtcatctgcaaacagtgacagttttacttcttcctttacaatctGGATCCCtttcacttcattttcttctgattgctgtggctagaacttccaatactctgttgaataaaagtggtgagagtgggcatccttgttcttgATCTCGAGGatatgctttcagcttttcaccgctgagtatgatgttagctgtcaGCTTATcatacacttgatcttagccaaaaggccgagaagcgatgtcagcttatcatatatggcctttattatgttgaggtatgttccttctatgcccactttgtgCAGAGCTTTTAagcataaatggatgctgaattttgtcaaaaactttatCTGTATCTgtggagatgatcatataatttttattcttcaatttgttaatgtggtgtatcacactgatggATTTATGGATATTGAAATATCCTtgaatccctggaataaatttccacttgatcatggtgtatatttttaatgtattgctggattcagtctgctaatactttgttgaggatttttgcatctatgttcatcagtgatattggcctgtaattttattttttggatatctttggtttggtatcagggtgatactggttttgtagaatgagtttagaatcattccttcctctgcaatttttttgaatagtttgagaaggataggtgttaactcctctttaaacatttggtaaaattcacccgtgaagccatctgttcTTGGACtttttttggaagtttttttaaaattactgattcaatttcattactggtaattggtctgttcatattttctatttcttcctatttCATCTTGGGAGATTATACATTTCTAGGCATTTGTTCACtgcttctaggttgtccattttattggcatatagtttttcatagtaatctcttttgatcctttgtatttctgtagtatcagttgtaacttctcctttttcatttctgattttattgcctaaggccctttctcttttcttcttgataagtctggctaaaggtttatcaattttatctcctCTTAGTgtcactgaatttttcttttttttttttcagtctctatttcatttacttctgctctaaacttctttacttctttcctctactaactttgggtttgttctttttcttgtcccTTTAGGTGTAAGGGcagattgtttgagatttttactTCCTGAGGCAGGCTTCTactgctatcaacttccctcttagaactactgttgctgcatcccacagattttgggttttggtttttgttctgtctccaggtaatttttatttcttctttcatttcttcagtgatccactggttgattagcagcatattgtttagcctccacttgtgttttttgcagttttcttcttgtagttgatttctactcttatagcattgtggtcagaaaagatgcttgatatgatttcagttttcttaaatttactgagacttgttttgtggcctagcatgtgatatatcctgcagaatgttccatatgcacttgaaaagaatttgtattttgctgcttttggagGAACGTTCTCTGTATAAgcccatttggtctaatgtgtcatttaaggccagtgtttctttACTGACTCCTTGTCTGATGTGTCCATTAATAAAGTGGGACGTTAaggtcccctactattattgtgtgtcaatttctccctttatatctgttaatgTTTGCATTATATATTCAGGTGCTTCTATgtttgggtgcacatatatttacattgttatatcttcttattggatggatcccttgatcattatgtagcatccttatctcttgttacagtctttgttttaaagtctattttggggacttccctggtggcatagtggttaagaatctgcctgccaatgcaggggacacaggttctatccctggtctgggaagattccacatgctgcagagcaactaagcctgtatgtcacaactactgagcccatgcgcctcaatcactgaagcctgtgtgcctaaagcccgtgctctgcaacaagagaagccactgcaatgagaaggccgcgcactgcaatgaagagtagcccccactcgccataatTAGAGAAATTCCACAtagagcaatgaagaccaatgcagccaaaaaaaaaaaaaagtacaataaaaataaagttctaaaaaaaataaagtctattttgtgtaagtattgctacccagctttctttctcttttaaagattaattttattattattatttttttaatttttggctgtgttgggtcttcgttactgcacacaggctttctctagctgtggtgaacagggggtactcttcgttgtggtgtgcaggtttctcattgtggtggcttctcattgcagagcacgggctctaggcatgcaggcttcagtagttgcagcacatgggctcaacagttgtggctcacaggctctagagagcaggctcagtagttgtggcacactggcttagctgctccaaggcatgtgggatcctcctggcccagggatcgaacccgtgtcccctgcactggcaggtgggttcccaaccactgcaccaccagggaagccccccagctttcttttgatttccatctgcatggaatacctttttccaaccccttactttcagtctgtgtgttgtgtctttagatctgaagtgagtcttatatataggcagcatatatatgggtcttgtgtttgtatttaCTCAagcactctatgtcttttgattggggcatttagtccatttacatttaaagtaattattgacaggTGTGTATTTATTGCCACTTTGTTAGCTGTTTGCGGGttctttttgtagttctttttgttcctttcttttgttctctacccttatgatttgatgactatctctGGTGTTATGTCtgaattccttcctctttttgtttacctattatagatttttggtttatggttatcatgaggtttatatatagcgATCCATACATATATGgtttttttaagttgctgatctcttaagaTCAGATGCATTTTTATTCCCCTCCCACATGGTTATTGTTTTTGACATATTTTacgtctttttgttttgtgtatcccttccTTACTTACtgtagatatagatgattttagtCTTTGTTAATTTTCCTACTAGATTTGTAAGTGGTTGATTTACTACAGTGCATTTAATTTTACCAatgagctttttccttttgtaattttcatgtttctagttgtggccttttcttttttacttagagaaatccctttaacatttcttgtaaagctgctTTGGCAGTGCTGAACTATTTTAGCTTCTGCTTGTCTATAAAATTTTTGATTCATTCAAAGCTGAATGAAAACCTTGGCAGGTAGAGTGTTCCTGGATGTAGGTTCTTCCTTtcaatcactttaaatatttcatgacactcccttctggcctgcagagtttctgctggaaaagtcagctgatagccttatgggaattCTCTTGTACATAACTTGttacttttcccttgctgcttttaatattctctctttaatttttgctatcTTAATTACAATGTGccttggtgtggtcctctttgggttgcTCCTATTtgggactctctgggcttcctggacctggatgtctgtttcctttcccacgtcagggaagttttcagctatagtATCATGTCTCCGAATAggttctctgtctctttctcccttctcctctgagAGCCCATAATGCAGATGTTAATACACTcgatgtcccagaggtctcttcaCCTGTGctcacttccttttttccttttttctttttagcttcagTGAGTCctactattctatcttccaactcacagatccattcctctgtatcatttaatctactgttgattccttatagtgtatttttcatttcagttatatttATCTGTtaggttcttctttatatcttctaactTTTTGTTAACTTCTCACTGTTTTCCTCCATTCTTCTCCTAAGTTGCTTGATTATCTTTACGATCTTACCTTAAACTATCAGGTAGTTcacctatctccacttcacttagttcttcttctggggtcttatcttgttcctttgatTGGAACATGCTcctctgttgccttattttacccaatactgtttttatttctatgtatctggtaggttggttatgtttcctgACCTTAGAGAAATGCCCTTTTGTAAGAAATGTTCTGTGTCCCAGCAGTGTACTTCCCTCTgatcaccagagctatatgctctggGGTTGCCCCATATTGCGCAggcccttctgttgtggtggggctGACTACGCATAGATGGTCTGGTAGGTGTGGCTGGCCCCTGGTCTGATTAGTTGCCAGGCCCTACCTCGTGCAAAGGCTGCCAGCCACTGGTTGGCAAGATCTTCATTTTATATAAGCTCTACAGGGGGTTCCTATGAACATCCAGGTTTTGTAACCAATGGTTAAAAGGATGTTTAGTTATTCAACTAGTAGGTGTTGAGCACCAGCCATTTATACAGTGCTATGAGTTCAGCTGTCTTGGTCCCTCCCCCTAGCATCTGCTTTCCCAGCTATTACCAGCTCATCTTAAAGCCAAGTCCTCTACTTATCCACTGGATCCCACTTTCTCTCACCTTCTCAGGGACATAACTTTAAGAATTCTTCCCCCTTCCTGCTATAtcatcaatttttatttctctgctggATCACTCCCAATAGAATACaaacatacttttattttctcccattctttaaaaaaaaaaaaacctcttgtcTTCCACTGGACAAATTGGGAACAATCTGAGCACTGAAAATAATCTTTATCCTAACTAACTGTAATACAAAACACAAGACCTCCTTGGTTACTACTGTGGCACCTGCTCCATAAACTATTTACTctgaaaatacaggaaaataattAAGGTTTTATCCAGCCTGATTGAGATGAACTTCAGCTCATGCAGTTAATAAAGGAAAGctcttctttacaaaaaaaatgcACCCTAATTAGATAAATTGATTCAGACCAGACAAGCATCATAACTGCCTGTTAGAAACATTAGGCTAAAGTTTTTGGGGAACAGAGTATCCCAAAAATCACTTGTtgaccacaaaaaagaaaatgtacttttaaaaggaGAGATTATTACTACTTAATCAAGTGATCAAACATTCTCAATAATACAGGGACAATCTGACACTAAATGTCTCCTAATGAGATGCAATTTGTTGAGAGATACATATATCTCaacaaaatgaatatatacagtcatagttaatttttttttttttttttggctgcactgtgtggcttgtgggcttttagttctctgaccagggagtgaaccctgGCCCTCTGGAGTAAAACTGCAGAGTCCTAATCaatggattgccagggaattcctatagttgattatatatatgtatacatatatactaccagaaggagaagacagaaagagttagaaaaaattttaaagaaataatggtcaaATACTCCCTAAACTTtgtgaaagacataaatttacagattcaagaagctcagagaacccCAAGCAgcataaattcaaagaaaactaCATCTAGGTACATAAACCATCAactgctgaaaactaaagataagaaaaaaaatattgaaaagcagCCAGAAGAAAACATATTACATACAACAGTTAGAACTAACACTGACTTCTCATTAGAAACAAGAGGCCAAAAGACAGTAGAATGATctatttaaagtgtttaaagcagagagaaaacattCCTGAAGAAAGAgggtgaggggacttccctggtcgtccagcGGTTAAGggtctgccttccaatgcaggggactcgggtttgatccctggtcagtgaactaagatcccatctGCAGCAGAACAACTAagtccaagtgctgcaactactgagcacatgggccacaactagagagaagcccacatgctgcaatgaggagcctgcacactgcaactaagacccaacacagcgaaaaataaaataaatacttctttaaaaataagggtGAAGTAATGAAATTTCAGATAAAAGAATCTGTCATCAGCAGATCTGCACTACAAAAAGTactaaagagggacttcctaggtggcacagtggctaagaatccgcctgccaatgcaggggacacaggttcaatccctgctccgggaagatcccacatgctgcagagcaactaagcctgtgcaccacaactattgagcctgcgctctaaagcccatgagccacaactattgagcccatgtgctgcaactactgtagcccgcatgcctacagcccatgctccgcaacaagagaagccaccaaaatgaggagccggcgcaccacaatgaagagtagcccccactcgccgcaactagagaaagctcatgtgcagcaacaaagacccaatgcagccaataaataaataaataaataaatttattaaaaaaaaaagtactaaagaAAATTCTCCAGGTTAAAGGGAAGTGACAGCAGATGGAAACTGGATattcaggaagaaatgaagagccCTGGAAATAGTACATATATCACTAAATATAAAGGACtactttttcctcttaatttaagataaaaattatactattagggacttccaaggtggcgcagtggttaagaatccacctgccaatgcaggggacacgggttcgatccctgccccaggaagataccacatgccgtggagcaactaagcccatgcaccacaactattgagcctgtgctctagagcctgtgagccacaactattaagtccatgtgccacaactattgaagcccacgtgcctagagcctgtgctccacaagagaagccactacaatgaggagcccgcgcaccacaataaagagtagcccctgctctcagcaactagggaaagcccgtgtgcagcaatgaagacccaatgcagccaataaataaattaaattaataatttaaaaaaaagcatgaagTTATCATAaactcctctttttcttttataccttGCATTCAGTTCATCAAGTAATTGATCCTATTGGTTCTACCTCTAACATACATCCAGAATGCAACTACCACCCATACAGCCTTGCTACCATCGCCTCTTGCCTAGATTATTGCAAAGGCCTCTGCAGCCATCTTCCTGCTTCTATCCTGGGCCCTTATAATCTTTCTGACTACAGCAACCAAATGACCCTTTTAAAAGAGAAgtcagagggaattccctggctgtccagtggttaggacttggcactttcactgtggtggcctggttcaatccctggtggaggaactaagatcccacaagctgcacagtgcagtccaacaagcaaacaaacaaggcttccctggtggtgcagtggttaagaatccacctgccaacgcaggggacatggtttcgcgCTCTGGCCCGGGAacattccacatgctgcagagcaactaagcccatgtgccataactaatgagcctgcactctagagcccataagccacaactactgagcccacgtgccacaactactgaagcctgcgcaataagagaagccaccacaatgagaagtctgcgcactgcaacaaagagtagcccctgctcaccacagctagagaaagcccgcatgcagcagtgaagacccaacacagccaaaaataaaataaatttaaaaagaaagaaagaaagcaagtatAAGTCAGACAGTATAACCTTTCATCAAAACCCTGCAATGGCTCCCCATGTCACTCAGAGTAAATGCTAAATCCTCACATTGGCTAAAAAGGCCTCACATGATCTGGTCTCCCATTTCCCCTCTAACCTCACCTGGTGCTACTCTCCTTCTCACTTTGCCCCCAGATACAGTGCTTCTTTGTTGTCCTTTAACTCATCAGACATATTCTTGCCTGAAGGCCTTTACACTGGTTCTTCCCACTGCGTGGTACTCTTCTCCAGATATCCACATGGCAAACTCCCTTACCCTTCCCCAATCGTGGATAGACGTCATCTTCTTAATAGGGTCTACCATAaccatcctatttaaaattacaaCTTGCTCCTCCAAACCTAGAACTCCTGATTAGTTTACCctattctacttttatttatgtatttatcactGGGCAAAAATTTATAGTGGACCATTTacttattatgtgtattttaaattatctatcTCCCCTACTACGATGTACATTCTACAAGCGCAGGGATCTTTGTTTCTTTCGTCCTCGGCTGTATCTCCAGAACTGACTGAATGAACGCTAAGTGCCAAAGAAGAGGAGCAGATAAAATGCCTCTTGCAGTAGCAGGGAGTGCCAGGGGAGCAGAGAAGCCTTCCCATGGGTGGGCTCGGCCTACCTCCCTCTAGTCTCATCCTGTACCTCTCTCTTCCTGGTCATTGCTTTCTAGCTGCACTGGCCTTCTTGATTCATTAATACAGCAAGACTGTCCCATCATAGGGCCTTTGCTCTAGCTATCCACACTGCCTAGACTACTCTTACCCTCTCCTTTGCAAGGTTGGATTCCTCTTAGAGTTCACGTCTCTGCTTAAACATTAAGTCTTCAGAGCACCCAAACTGATATACCTCCTCCGTCACTTTCTCAATACCTCATCCTACTTTAATTCTCAGTATAGCCCGTATCACTACCTGAAAATTTCTTCTCAATTCTTTTTAACAGCTGTCCTCAGCCACCCTATTGAATTCCATACTACAAAGTAAGCTCCACAGAACAGACTTAACTGTTCTATCCATCAccatatccccagcacctaggacAATGCATGACATGGAACAGGTGCTCAATTAACACTTGTTGAGTGGATGGAGGCAGGCGAACTTGACCCCATGGGTGGACAGGAGTCATTCTTCTCTTCTAAAGGGCATCAAGCTGTCCCTGGGAACCTTTAGGCTGCCAATCCACAGAGAAGAGAAGGCTCCTGTTTTTGAGGTTAAAGAGAGAAACAGTCTCACCTCTGAATGGTTTCTTCCTGTTCCTTAACCATGTGTGCCAACTGCTGGAAGATGGAGCCCAGCTCAACAATTGTGGACTCAATATTCTGCATGGTGTCTGCCCGGCTCTGGATGTAGGAATCCTTCAGAGGAGAGAGAGCGTACGTGAGCACTGGGGACTTTCGCAGAGTAGGGCCTTCCTCTTTAGCACCCTCCACTCTGCCATTCCACCCACGGCACATTCTAAACACTTGCTTGTGAccacagaggaaaacagaggagcaACTCCTCCCCAGCTCAGAGCGTGGGTACCTGCTCATCAATGAGCTGCAACTGCTGGCTGGTCCTGGAGTCCATCATGTCAATGGCTATGTCTCCAGGGGCTCGGGACTCTGCCCCCAAAACCACAGCACCTCCCcctgggggaagaaagagaagacatgGCACTGCTTCGCGGTTAAAAGGTTCAAAGTCCACATGCTCTGGATAtgaatcccagctctggcacTTACTAGccttgtgaccctggacaagtcatttaacctctctgagcctcagtttcctcacctgtaaaacgggGGATAATAACAGTTGCTTTCTCAAAAGGTGGTTGTGAAAATTAAGTGACAGAATGTGACTGAGTAAGTacacaaaaaatattagaaactgtCATTCCTCTGAACATGACTGAATTCACCCCCCCATGCTGAGAGTGTGGACGTGGTGTGGGTCATAAATCCCAGCAAGCAGGTCTGGCCTCTGAGAGGTGAAGCCTAGCAACTTCTTTGGCCCTCCATTCTCCCACCCAACCCCTGGCTTGGGAATATACAAGAACCAGAGTAATTAAGCCTTACCCCTCAGGGCTCCCTGTATTGCCTATGACTTACCTAGGTGGTTGGGGGCAAGGGGCAGGGCTGACACGGGTGCCCGGGAGAACTGCTCCCGCCGGCTCCTCTGCTGCTTCAGGTTCTGGGGTTGGGGAAAgaatgcaaaggtcctgaggcttCTGGAAAGCGGGCACGTTAGAGAGGGTCCTCCTGGTGCCCGTGACCCTGCTGCCCTTGCCCTTCCCATTTCCCTCTGGGGCCCTCACCCCCAGATTCCTATTCCTTCTATACAGATTCTTCTCACCTCTGTCCTCACTTCTAAAACTGATTTGAAGTCATTGGACATGGAGGCCAGTTTCGACTGGAAGAAAACGAGAGAGGGTCAACCAGAGAAGACAACgccttcttcccttctgcctccccctctccctggtCCCACCTGCAAGGAGACCACAATGGTGTTGGAATGAGTTTGCAGGTGCCGGCCACTCTGGCTGCCCTTGGCCCTCACGAAATCCTGAAGCTGGGCGATTTGTTTGTTGAGGCTATTGATGTCCTGGTGAAAGAACCAAGAGAACAACTGAGTATCAACCAGGGGGTCCTGAGCCAGCGTCTCTCCCACGTGGACATCTCTGGCAGGGATGGCAGGGTGGACATTACTAACAGGGGTGATGGTATTTCAGACAGACCAGAAGGGGCTGCTGGGATAGTCCAAGCTCTGGAGTTTGCTCTGGCTCAGTCCCTGCAGAGTACAGCCAGAAAGAGCTGAAATATGTCCTCGTCCATTTGTAAAGAACTGAATTGTTTACTCCTTCCACCCTTCTGTCCTAGTCCCACTGTGAGGTCATGTTTACAGCCACAGAACCCCCTAAAAGGCCAAAATCTCAGACCCAGAGTATGCTGACCAACAAACATCTGTGCTGTACTCAGGAGATGGGAAGAGGCAAAGGGACCATAGCTTCCCGGAAGTATCAATGAAATGATTTTCATATAtagaattcctttttaaaattactattgtAGAAGAGTGAAAGGTGTGACTTGTCCAACGTCATACACGATGAGTTAGTAGCGCAGCCAGGCTTTCTACACCAGGCCAATGGATCATCTGCTTCCCGAGCCTGCCTGCCAAGGGCCTCGAGAGACAAGGGAGATGAGGGAGGTGCTGGGACTGGCAGAGAAAGTTCGTCCCAGGGCAGCGAGGTCCAGGGAAGGactagaggaagaaaaggagggtgAGGGTGAAGAGGTCAAAAATAGTGAATTCAAGAAATAggctagaggacttccctggtggcacagtggttaggaatccacctgccaatgcaggggacacaagtttgatccctggtccaggaagatcccacatgctgcacagcagctaagcccgtgtgccccaactacggagcccaagtgcctagagcccatgctccacaacaagagaacccaatGCACTGAGAatcccgcgcactgcaacaaagattagcccccgctctccacaactagagaaagcccgcgcgcagcaaaaggtccaacacagccaataaaaataaataaatgaaataaataggcTGGAAGAAAAAACTAGATTAGGCAATTTCTAAAGCCCCCCCAATAGTCCCCCCAGTTAGTATCCCTCCAATTAGTAACCGAGCCCCAAAGATTCTCGAGACCCCTCAATgattgctgctgctgtttctgtCCCCTTGGCGTTAATGCAGCCTTCCCGTAGCCATGTCTTCAAAACTGCATTCCAGGTTTCCCCCCATAAAATCTCCTCCCCCAGAAGCTTAGGAAATGGCACCACTCTCCACTTAGACGCCCAAGCTAGAAACTTCTAAGTCACATACTGATATCTCCTTAACCCAACCTACATGCCACAGCATAACCACACCCTACACTGAGCATTTGCTATATACTCAGCACTTTGTAAACAGAACAGCAGCCTCGGGTTTGATTACCGTGCCCCACGCAACTTACAACTTTCACTTAAACTTAACATAGAAAATAACCTTTActtcccccgcccacccccccccccccagccccttccttctTTGCCATTTTGGTAAATGGCACCACCAATCACCAGTTGCTCGGACCAAAAACTTAAGAAGTCATCCTCaatccctctctcttcccttaaTCCACATGGAACCCACAAAGAACCCAACTGATTCCAACATATATTCTGTGTCCACTCATCTCCTTCTCTAACAAAGCCACCCTAGTCCAAACTGTCCTCTCTCTTGAAAATCACCTAGAGCCTCCTAAGTGATCTTCCTTTTAGAGTTTGTCCCCTACAATCCACTTTCTACACAACTAGAGTGGTCTTCTAAACCAAAATAGGGCATGTCATCCCTAATCTTCCAAGAGCTTCTCACTAAATTTAGTACACAATCCAAATTCCTTACCCAACTTACACAGGCTATAtgaccccaccccctgccccccaaacagCCTCCTTCTCACTAGCTGTGCTGCAGGCACACTGGCCTCTTTCACATCAAGGTTGCCCAGGCCTCAAGGTCTTTCCCTTTGCAATTCCCACTTTATGGAACATGTCCTCATCAGCTCTTTGGATGCCCAGTTTTCTCCTTACCATTCAGGTCTCTGTGCACCTTCCTCAGACAGGCCATCCTAGATCATCCCATATAAAGCAGGCCCCTACCCTGAGGAACTCACTCACCTTACTTCTTTAACAGGATGTGCCACTACCTGAAactatcttttctgttttcttgtatgGTGTCCAGTTCACCCATTCGAAAGGAACTTCccaagggcagggaccacatTTGTCGTGTTTGCTACTGAATCCTCAGAGCCAGACAGCCAAGAGTCACTCAGTAATATGAGTGATCGAAAAAATAAACCAGTGAATCCTCACAATCACCTTGTGGGGTGGGTACTGTCCTTATCCCCTTTTTATTTGTAagggaactgaagctcagagtaGTTAGGTAGCTTACCCAACGTCACACCATAAGTGGTGGGCCTGGGATGTGAGGTCTGTCTGAATCCAGTCAGTGGTTCTTAAATGTCCATGCAATAACACCCCAATAGTTAATGGAACCCTCTCTTTTCTACTCAGCACGGCATCTCTGGAATGTGTCTGCCCTTTCGCTGCTGCCACAATCAATAATCATCTTCATACTGGAGGACTGCACACGCCTCCACCCTAGCCTCTCCGCCTGTTCATGCTCcaaggtgtttttcttttccccatggtCATTcaatttctcatttcattctttttttttttttttttttgcctcactgcttggcatgtggaatcctagttcctgaccagggactgaacccaggcaccctgcagtggaagggcggagtcttagccactggaccgccagggaagtccctctcattttattcttattacattgttctggggaaaaaatgaataacaCTGTTAGAACTGCTATATCAGTGTCCTGCAGACAGAACTGGAATCCAGGTTCTGATCATCTTTGCAGCCCACGCATTCAGAGTGATTCCACACTCCTTAGCAAGCCCCACGATGATCTTCATGACCAACTACCAGTCTACCTTTTCAGCGTCATCTGCTGTCAATAactcattcaatcaacaaatactgagtacctactacatgccagacactgttatAGGTGTTTGGGATACATCTgagaacaaacaaagaaaaatctctgCTCTTGTGGCATTagcgctttttttttt includes:
- the STX5 gene encoding syntaxin-5 isoform X3, which encodes MAKRIGKDLSNTFAKLEKLTILAKRKSLFDDKAVEIEELTYIIKQDINSLNKQIAQLQDFVRAKGSQSGRHLQTHSNTIVVSLQSKLASMSNDFKSVLEVRTENLKQQRSRREQFSRAPVSALPLAPNHLGGGAVVLGAESRAPGDIAIDMMDSRTSQQLQLIDEQDSYIQSRADTMQNIESTIVELGSIFQQLAHMVKEQEETIQRIDENVLGAQLDVEAAHSEILKYFQSVTSNRWLMVKIFLILIVFFIIFVVFLA
- the STX5 gene encoding syntaxin-5 isoform X2 — its product is MSCRDRTQEFLSACKSLQSRQNGIQTNKPALRAVRQRSEFTLMAKRIGKDLSNTFAKLEKLTILAKRKSLFDDKAVEIEELTYIIKQDINSLNKQIAQLQDFVRAKGSQSGRHLQTHSNTIVVSLQSKLASMSNDFKSVLEVRTENLKQQRSRREQFSRAPVSALPLAPNHLGGGAVVLGAESRAPGDIAIDMMDSRTSQQLQLIDEQDSYIQSRADTMQNIESTIVELGSIFQQLAHMVKEQEETIQRIDENVLGAQLDVEAAHSEILKYFQSVTSNRWLMVKIFLILIVFFIIFVVFLA